From Bacillota bacterium:
ATTAAGGCCCTAACAAAGTTGTCATTCCGAGTGAAACGAGGAATCTTAAGCCCACCTTTTTACAGCACCTTGTACAGCTCATCTCTGTCCGGCACTACCAAGGGTTGGCGCTCCTGGCCCAGCTTAAGCCACTGTCCTTCTTCTTTCGGCAATAGCTGGCCGATGGAGGCCGCCGGTATGCCGGCTGTGGTCAGGGCGCTTATCAGTTGGTCCGGAGTAGAAGTGGCAACAAGGAGCGAGCCGCTGCCGATGAGCCCCAACGGATCCAGGTCCAGCACCCGGCAAATAGCTGCTGTTTCTTCGGCTATGGGTACTTTATCGGCCCACAGTGCCAAGCCGCAGCCGGAGGCATGGGCCAATTCGAACGCTGCTCCCAGCACACCGCCTTCAGTTACGTCATGCATGGCGGTGGCCAGTGCAACTGCGATCCTCGCTTCCGGCACCACGCTAACGTGATGGATAAAGTCCCGGGCCCGCTGGAGCAGGGCCGAGCCCAGGCGCGGCTCCAGCTTAGCAGCCAGATCGGCGGCCAAAATGGCCGTACCTTCGCAGGCTGCACTCTTGGTTAGGATCAGGGCATTTCCCGGCTGGCCGCCGGCAGCGGTAACATAATGGCCGTTGCTAGCTTTCCCCACAGCTGTCATGGCGGCCAGGGGCTGAGTTACAGCGGCGGTGAACTCGGTATGCCCCCCCAATACCGCCATCCCCAGACTGGTAGCGGCGGCATGAACTTGCTGCATAATTGCTTCCACTGTAGCTGTGGATGTGCCGGGCGGTAGGAGCAATGTCAACAGCAAACCCACCGGTTCGGCCCCAGTGGCAGCCACGTCATTGGCAGAAATATGTACGGCCAGATAACCTAAGTTATGTCCAGTCGTGGTGATGGGGTCGGCGGATAGTATGGCCAGTTTACCTCCCAAATCCACTACACCGCAATCTTGCCCTATCCCCGGGTTTACCAGTACGTCCGGACGCTTAGCGCCCAGATAAGGGAAAACCACTTGCTGTAGAAGTTCGGCTGAGAGTTTACCTGTTTGCAATGGACTACTGCCCCCTGCCTAGATGAAAGTAATTAGTCTCTTTGCCATTATACTATACCGCTCGACAGCCTCCAAGGGCTAGCGAGGAACATTTCACCGCTTACGGTCATAGAATAAACGGACCAGGGCTAATTCACTACGGAAAGGGTGGATCCTAGATGACAGAAGTCCAGCGCGGCGGTTCTGGCGGTGGCTGGTTCGGCAACAACCGCATAGCTTTTATTACCTTCCTAGTCCTGATTCTGCTGCTCCTTGGCGACGGCTAAGCACAGCCTTCTATCCCCCCCCCTTAAAGGGGAGGATAGCGTGTTTTTACATCCAGTGGCAGCCAAGATACCCTTACCGGCAGGAGCAGCAAGCAGACTTAAATCAAAGGCAAAAAAGTAACACCTCGCGGGGTGAGCTCATAAGATAGCAATCAGGAGACTCGCAGCTATGGTTCCTCGCAGCGGGAGAATAGGTGACGGCCGCCGAGTCTTCAGAACCAGAACCCCAGGGTGCGATCTTGTCCGTTGGGAAAGGAGGGCTTAGTGTGGCGGAAATGCAAGGAGGCTTTGGTTTCGGAGGTCAAAACCGGTGGGCGTTTATAATTTTCTTGGTTTTGATTCTGCTGCTCCTTGGCGATCATTTCTAACAAACAACTTTTCTTTATCCGGTAACAAGCAGGGGGTAGGCTTAGCCTACCCCCTGCGTGCGTTCAGTTCCCGGACTTCCCCTTGGGGCCCCTTGCTGGAACTTGCTTGGTCGGTTGCATACTGGGCCGGTGCCGCCGGGCTTTTCTCCATTTGTCCAGCCAAAGAACCGGCCAAGCTTAACAGGGCTGCCGGGTCCAGCTTCTTTCCGCTGCCGCTGCCGCCCAAAGCGCCCATGAGTCCAGTCAGCAGGGCTTCTTTTTTGTCCCCCGACCCTTCCGACGCCAGCAATGACAACAGCGTGTTGGTTAGGGCCTGTTTTTCCGGACCGCTGCGGCTGGCAGTGCCGGACAACGGTGACCCTTCGATGCTGTTTAGGTAATTGACAATACCGAGCAGGTTGGTGAGGCTAAGGGCAGCTAGAAACAGCGGCGGGCTAAGCTGTTTCTGCTTGGCCAGCAGACTGAGTATTTGCCCAAAATTATCTTCAGCCGGGACAGTGGCGGCTTCTTTGTCGTTAGGCACGCGATAACCCCCTAAAGCCAATTATTGTCGCTGCTAAAATCGATGCCACCTCCGGTTAGACGGGCTAATTCCTGGTTTAGGGACTCACGGGCTTGGCGCAGGGCGGCGTTACAGGCCTTAACGATATCATCGGCGCTAGCAGCCGGGGTTAGGCCGGGGCTCACCTCCAACGCTATCAACAATTGCAGCCCGTTGGCCCAAGCCCGGACTTGGCCGTCGCGAGCAGCCCCTTCGTAGGTGGTACTTTGCAGACGTTTCTGCAGGGCGTCGAGTTCTTGTTGGAGCTGCTCCATTAGGGCTCCCAGGTTAAACATCGGTTTACACCCCCAAACCTTTTTTGTACATGGTATTCCCATTGGGGCAAAAGAGACCTAATCGAAGAGAGAAAACCCCGCCTGGCGCGGGGTTGGCAACCAGGTAGCAGTACCGGCTGGCCGGGCTGGATCAGGCCGAATCAGTGGTGTTCGCCGGAAACGGATCGCTACCGAAACCCGGATCCGGCACCATTGGCCACGAAGAACCGGCTGTGGGGAGCGGATCTTTGCTAGCCAGGTCATCTTTGGCTTGAGGCGCATTGGCTTGAGCAATCAGGTTGATCAGGTTGGCCAAGGCTTCCGGATCTATTTTTCGTTCCGGTGGCGCGCTGATGACCGAGAGCAGGTTGACCAGAGTATCAACTAAGGTTTGACTCTTCTCCGATAGAAACGGTCTAATGGCTAAGATCAAAGAAACGTCTTTGGAATCCAGCGGCTGGGGCATGTATTGTCCCTCCTTGACTAAACCTAACGCCTGGGCGCGCGCTCGTTCTGCTTGCAGTTTGGATCTGGTCTGCAGCAAGCCTAACAGTTGTAGGACCGGCACCGGCGAAAGCTCAGTCCGAAGCTCTCGGTTACTGAGCCAGGCCAGAGTAAGCATTCCGTCCACCAAGGTTTGCCCTTTGAGCGTTAGGTAAGGTTTCAACAGTGATAACAGTTGGGTGTCCTGAGCAGTAAGGGGTAATAAAGCCACAAGGTTCACCTCTCTTTACAACACCCGTGTTTGTTTTAGCTTATGCTGGGTTCATCTTGTTGGTTCAATTTAGCATTCTGCTTAACAGCCAGCAACCCTTGAGAAGCTAGCAGCAGAATCAGGATTAGAAATAAGATAAATGGATTAGCTTTTGGCCTAGGGGGAGAAGAAGGTGGATCGGCTGTAACCGGCGATGCAGGATCGGGGCCCTGGGGCAAGTTAGGTCGGGCGGGCAAAATAGTAAATGGCCCTAGAATAGTATCGTTCACCACTACCGGGCCTCCTTTCAATTAAAAAGTAACACGGAGTTCTTCCATAACATTTTGGATGCGATTAACAATGGTAGCACGGTCGGAACCGGCAAACAGCAAACCCACCGCTTCGTTGTTCTCATTTACCACTAGCGAACCGCTGTCACCGCCCTGACTATTTAGGGTCGCCACGATCTGATCACGAAACAGGGCGTAGACCCCGGAATGCATTTCAATGCGCAGCGTTGCCGCCAAGGCAGTCACAGGGCCGGTGGTCAGCCCGCTGGTGCGCCCGCTTTTTCGCAACCTGTCGCCTAGTTTAGCATCAGCTACGCCCCGAATCAGCCCCAATTCCATGATTTCGGACGTTACCAGCCCCGGGGAAATGGGCTTGGCCACGGCGCAATCCACCAGATTAGAAGCATTACTTAGCTTGACAAATTGGAGCCGATAATCAGGCTTAATCGCCGTCAGCATAGTGTTGCCGATAGAGCTCACTCGTCGACTGATGGGACAGCTAGACTTTTGGTATTCGGTGGCCACCGGTACAAAACGCAGCAGATGGGCGATGGTGTCTTCACTTTTGCCACCGTCGTAGACCCCCGGTTGAAGGATAGGATCGCCCACTTTAGATCGGCCGTCGCGTCCATTAGAAGAGTTGGCCAAAATGTGGTTGTTGGACAGGATCAGGGGCTCTCCAGTATCGGCATCTTTGACTAGCGCGCCGAAGGTGCCGGCGGTAATCTTGGGATGACCGATACTTACTCCCGGCGGAGCCGGGCGCACCCGCCCGGTTCTTGTGAGCAGACGGACTTCACCGATTTCAACCACATCGGTTTCCACCCCGGCTACTTTACGAGGAACTAGCTCCTGTGCCGTCAGTTCTTCTTGAGGAAGTTTCTTGCTGACAAACACCACTACCGCCGGTTGATCGGTACGAGCTTGAGCTTTTTCTTTGAAACCTAAACCTACCCCGACCACGTTAGGTAAGCCAAAACAACGGGACCAGGCCCGGCGTACAGCGGCAAGGTAGCTTTCCATGAGTTCACCTCCCAATTGTGGAGAGAGGGTAGCCAATATTGGCCCCAACTACTCCACTATATTCAGATCCCTCCGAAGGTGAACCTCCTCCAGCGCATAAGGCCGGCAATAGACGAACATGCTAAAGATACGCGCCTAAAAGCCGTTAACCCAATATGACAGGAGGATAGGTGAAATGGCACGAAAGTGGTGGCTACTGATCTCGGCGGCACTTTTGACCCTGGTGGTTGTGGTGGTAGGATTCAAAACAAAAAAAGATCCCGGCTGGCTGCCTGCGGCTGAAGCTAGCGCTGCCGGTGCTTATGCCCCGGAAATGGGTTATCCCACCTACGATGATCTGTGGCTGCTGTCACGGGTGGTATCAGGCGAGGCCCACAGTGAGCCCTATGTGGGACAGGTAGGGGTTGCGGCGGTGATTCTCAACCGGGTAAAGAGCCCGAAGTTTCCGCCTTCGGTGTCCGGGGTGATTTACGAACCGGATGCCTTCGAATCAGTTTCCAATGGCATTATGTGGAGTCTGCCGCCCAATAACGACCACCTGATGGCAGCTCAAGCGGCATTGGACGGCTGGGATCCTACTTACGGTGCCCTCTTTTTTTGGAATCCGGCCAAAGATGTCAGCCCTTGGATTTGGACCCGTAATATTATCACCACCATCGGGCGCCACGTATTTGGGCTCTAGGAGGGATGAAAGTGCGTGACCGGCGATGGCTATCGGTGGGGGCAGCGGTCCTGCTGCTGGTAGCAGGGGTTTTCTTCTGGAATTATAACCAAGAAAACGTCCGGGCTCGAAACTCGCTGGAGGCAGGTTACCAGCGGGCCCTGTTTTCCATGGTCAGCCATGTGCAAAACTTAAACAGCTTGTTGGCCAAAGGGCAAGTGATGCAAGATTCCGGCCAGGGGGTGCTCACGTTGGCCAGTGCCTGGCATGAGGCCGAAAGCGCCCGGTCTTCACTAGGTCAACTGCCGCTGGGACGGTTCAATTTGACGGCGGTACAAAAATACTTAGCCCAAGTGGGGGACTACTCTTATACCCTGGCCCGGAAGTTGGCCCAGGGAGCGATGCTGGACGAGAAAGAACAAGAGACCTTGGCCCTGCTGTCGAAGGAAACCGATAAACTCAACCGCGAACTGCAATCCATGATCGGCGGCATCCAGTCCCAGCCTACTTGGGGAACGAAAGGGGTGACCGTGGGGGCCAAAGGAGAAAAGGTGGCCCCGTCAGGAAGCATAGCCGCCAGTCTGGCCAAAGTAGACAGTCATCTCAAAGATGAAGTACCGGCTATCACCTATGACGGGCCGTTCTCAGAACACGTAGAGAATATCAAACCGCGGGCTGTTACCGGCGACAACATCACCATTGAGCGAGCCGGGCGGATAGCTGAGGACTTCGTCAATAAACATGTAACCACAGGGAAGCCCACGTACCGAGTGGCCACGTCCAGACGGGTGAGCGGAAACATCCCGGCCTATTCCTTAACCTTAAGGGCCGAGGGCAATCAACCGGGAGCGGACATTGTGGTGGATGTGAGCCAAACCGGCGGCCACATAATTCACCTGTTTAACCCCCGACCGCCCGGAAAGGCCGCGCTGGATATTGGCACGGCGGTCCAAAAAGCAGAAGACTTCATTCGGGCTGTGGGCTACAACAACATGATCACCACTGGATCGCTGCGCCATCCCCAAACCTTAATGGTGACTCAAGTTTGGCAACAGGGAGACGCCGTGGCCTACCCTGATTTTGTCAAAGTTACCGTAGCTTTGGACAACGGGGAAGTGCTGGCTGTTGACGCTCGGGGCTATCTTACCGCCCATCGGCACCGTGATTTACCCCGGGCCAAGTTTAGCGGTGACCAGGCTCGGGATAAAGCCGCCGCCCGCCTAACCATCGATCGCATCCGGCCGGCTATTATCCCCATGAGCGATGCCAGCGAACGCTACGTCTGGGAAGTCAAAGGGAAAGCTAATGACCAAACCTTCCTTATCTACTACAACGCCGAGACCGGCGACGAAGAAAAAGTCCTGCAAGTAATCGAAAGCCCCGATGGCACCTATACCATGTAGGGTGCCAGGCACCTAGTTTTCCAGGTGCCAGGCACCTGGAAAATACTGGCGCTGGGGAATACGCCCCAGCGCCTGAGTTTGTGCCTAGTGTGCCTAGGGGATTAGGGAAGGCTATTCGCGCCCACAATTGTCGGCGAGCGGCCAGGCCCAAGGGGGAAGAAAGGGATCGAGCTTACGCAGGGTCCGTCTGATGTCAGGCAGGGCCTCCTCTGCGGCTTGAGCGCCAATGTCGATAATCTCGGGGATACGGTGAAAATCGTACAGGTTCATGGTCCCTACCGGAGGGCGAATCGCCAGGGCACCGCTGTCTTTAAGGCGCAAGTCGCTGATGGTCTGCCCCATGATGTCGCTGGCTTGAAGCAGTACTTGGATCATAGTGTCGGCGCTGCTGTCTTCCACGGCGTAACCAAGATCGACGGCGATTATTAGCTTGGCCCCCCAAGCGTGCAGAAGTTGTACCGGCACGTTGGCTAACAGACCGCCGTCGACTAACTCTCGACCGGCCACTCGAACCGGCAGAAACAGGCCGGGAATGGCCGAACTGGCCGCTACGGCAGTGCCCAAGGTGGGGTCGGAAAAAAACAGCTGTTTGTTTTGATCTCGCCACAAGTAAGGGCGAGCTGCTTCCGGAGCAAAGATTACTTCTTTACCCGACAAAAGATCACAGGCTAAAAAAGCTGCTGGCACAGACAGTTGGTTAAAGTCACGTCCTTTGGTGTGGCGATCGATAAATTCTCGCAAGAAGTCAGTGCGCAGCAGTCCCTTAGGCAGGGATAAGCTCTGTAGTTCGTGGCGCCGCAGCAAGCCCAATCGTTGCAGGATATACACAAGGAGATTAATGTAGCCAACGGCGGCAGGGAACAAATTGGCCGGTAAGTTGCGATAGATGTGTTCTATTTCCACCGGACTTAAGCCCGCTGCCCACAGGGCACCCACCATACTGCCGCCGCTGGAGCCTACCACAGCCTCTATGGTTATGCCCGCGGCCTCTAACACTTTAAGTACACCCACATGAGCGGCACCGCGCAGGCCGCCGCCACCTAAGGCCAAACCAACCCTGGGCTGTCTCATATCCATCACCTTCTTTAGTCGTCTGGGACTTGAGCCAGGACGTCCCACACAGCCGGATCTTCTAATCCCAGTCGCCACACACCGATTCCCGGCAGGCCGAGCTGGCGAGCCAGATTCCACTTAGCGGCAAAGCTACGGGCGTTTTCAAACCAGACAATATGCCGGACCCCGTTTTGCCAGTATTCAAAGGTGGCTTCCTGGGCTTGTTCATCGTAGCGAACAATGACGCCGGTGCGCTGGGCCAAGGCGATGGCTTGGTTATAAGATAAGGTTCTAGGTATACCGCCGGTTTCGGGCCAGTCGTAACCGTAAACCGGCATTCCGAGCTTGACTCTACTGATAGGGATCACCGACAGGGCGTAAGTTAGCACCTGCCGGACAAAGCCGATGGAGGCGATAGGTCCCGGCAGGGCAAAATGTTCGTCGTAGGCCAGGACATAGACTTGATCGCTTACGGCTCCTAAGGCTGGGTAGCTAAAGGCACCGGAAAAAGGGTGGCGGGGGTTGTCTTCAAGCTGCGCCGGAACAGAAATAGTAACCAAAAAGCCGGACGGGGAGAGTCGGGCTGCCAATTCAGTCATAAAAGCGGTAAGATAAGGACGGTCTTCCGGGGGTACAAATTCAAAATCGATATTGACTCCCGCAAACCGGTAGCGCTGCAACATAGCCAGTATGTTTTCCTCCAACGCTTGCCGGGCGGTGGGGGTAGTGAGCAGTTGATGAATAAGGGGCCCAAACTGGGGGCTGGCAAAATTGTGGATTATGGCTAAAATAGGGATGCCAAAAGTGCGGGCCACGGCCAAAGCTTCGGGATCGGTTTGATCTACCAGGCCGCCTTGGGCGGTGATGCCGAACCAAAAGGGAATTAGGGCTGTAATTTCACCGGCATGTAGCCGCAAATCGGCCAAGGCGTCCGGGGTATTGACGTAAAACCAGTTTTTCTCCAGCGGAGGCAATAAGGCTCCCTCCTTTTTGATCAGCTTCCATGGTATCTTTAGTTTATTGTGCCGCCTTTCAGCTGGTGCCAGTTCAAGGGTCCGTTGTAGCGCTAAAGATCATATGCTGTGGTAAAGGAAAAAGAGGCGATGCCCATGTTCGCCTGGTTAAGAAAGAGGACGCGACCAAGACCTCGTGAATTATCGCTTACCGCCGGTACAGGTTTGCGCGATAGCATAAAACTAACCTTAAACGGGTTATTTATCAGCCTTAATCGAGAAATAGGTTTTAACTGGCCCCACGAGGTTCACGTGGTGGTGCCGCGGGCCGAGGAGATTCGCACTTACCACAACGGGGAACTGATAGAGGAAAGACGGATCCTAAGCAGCATCTCGATTGTCCACGCGCCCTATCATCCGCCGGCTGAGGGTGCCAGGCCGCCGACCCCGGCCGGACCTAACTAAGGAGCAGGGATTGGCGGCCAATTTCTTGCCTTTTTTCGTCATGTTCTGTATAATGAAAACACATACTAAGGCCAAGAAGGGAACAGTACCTCGGGGCGCTGCTGTAGAGAGCCGGCGGTAGGTGCAAGCCGGTGCAGTAGCCGGGGGAATCCGTCCCGGAGCCGGCGGTGATGAGCCGCACCGGTGGCACCGTTATCACCATGAGAGCGAGCCTTCCGGCTAAGTGGGGTGGTATCGCGGGTACGCCCGTCCCTTCAAGGGACGGTTTTTGTTTGGTGAAGAAAAAGTTTGGGGGGACAACAGTGCTAGATGCTAGATTTGTGCGTGCCAATCCGGACGTGGTGCGCGAAGCTCTGCGAAAACGTCATGTAACCGCTAACTTGGATGAGTTTTTGCAGCTAGATGAAAAACGGCGCCAACTTTTAGCGGAAGTGGAACAGCTAAAAGCTAGGCGCAACAAAGAATCGGAGGAAATAGCCCGGTTAAAGAAAGCCGGCCAACCAGCCGACGATCTCATCACCTCTATGCGGCAAGTGTCGGAGCAGATCAAGGCTATGGATGACCAAGTGAGACAGACGGAAGAGGAATTGAACCAGGTGTTAATGTTCATTCCTAACATTCCTCATGAGAGCGTTCCGGAAGGCCAAACCGATGCCGATAACATGGTGGTTCGGACCTGGGGCGAGCCGCGAACCTTCGATTTTGAACCCAAGGCCCATTGGGACCTTGGCACCGGTCTAGATATCCTTGATTTCGAACGAGCCGGCAAGGTAACCGGCGCTCGCTTTACCTTCTACAAAGGCCTGGGGGCCCGGCTGGAGCGAGCCTGTGTAAATTTTATGTTGGACCTACACCTAAAGCAGGGTTATACCGAGATCTTCCCGCCCTTTATCTGTAACGCCGACAGCATGACCGGTACCGGCCAGCTGCCCAAGTTCAAGGAGGACATGTTTAAGCTGGAAGGCCTGGACTACTACCTGATTCCCACCGCCGAGGTGCCGGTGACCAATCTTCATCGCGAAGAGATTATCGATGGGGACAAGCTGCCCCTGTACTATGTAGCTTACAGTGCCTGCTTCAGGGCCGAAGCCGGTTCAGCCGGACGGGATACCCGCGGGCTTATCCGCCAGCACCAATTTAACAAAGTGGAATTGGTAAAGTTCTCTAAGCCGGAGACCTCTTGGGACGAACTGGAAAAACTGACTAACGATGCCGAAGAAGTGCTGCAGCTTTTGGGATTACCCTATCGAAAAGTGGTACTTTCCACCGGCGATCTTGGCTTTAGCTCGGCCAAGACCTACGACTTAGAGGTCTGGCTGCCTAGTTATGATACCTACAGGGAGATTTCTTCCTGCAGCAATTTCGTCGATTTCCAGGCCCGTCGAGCCGGTATCCGCTATCGCCCGGCACCGAAAGCCAGGGCTGAATACGCGCATACCCTAAAT
This genomic window contains:
- a CDS encoding AIR synthase, which produces MQTGKLSAELLQQVVFPYLGAKRPDVLVNPGIGQDCGVVDLGGKLAILSADPITTTGHNLGYLAVHISANDVAATGAEPVGLLLTLLLPPGTSTATVEAIMQQVHAAATSLGMAVLGGHTEFTAAVTQPLAAMTAVGKASNGHYVTAAGGQPGNALILTKSAACEGTAILAADLAAKLEPRLGSALLQRARDFIHHVSVVPEARIAVALATAMHDVTEGGVLGAAFELAHASGCGLALWADKVPIAEETAAICRVLDLDPLGLIGSGSLLVATSTPDQLISALTTAGIPAASIGQLLPKEEGQWLKLGQERQPLVVPDRDELYKVL
- a CDS encoding YbaB/EbfC family nucleoid-associated protein gives rise to the protein MFNLGALMEQLQQELDALQKRLQSTTYEGAARDGQVRAWANGLQLLIALEVSPGLTPAASADDIVKACNAALRQARESLNQELARLTGGGIDFSSDNNWL
- a CDS encoding spore cortex-lytic protein, which codes for MARKWWLLISAALLTLVVVVVGFKTKKDPGWLPAAEASAAGAYAPEMGYPTYDDLWLLSRVVSGEAHSEPYVGQVGVAAVILNRVKSPKFPPSVSGVIYEPDAFESVSNGIMWSLPPNNDHLMAAQAALDGWDPTYGALFFWNPAKDVSPWIWTRNIITTIGRHVFGL
- the ypeB gene encoding germination protein YpeB; protein product: MRDRRWLSVGAAVLLLVAGVFFWNYNQENVRARNSLEAGYQRALFSMVSHVQNLNSLLAKGQVMQDSGQGVLTLASAWHEAESARSSLGQLPLGRFNLTAVQKYLAQVGDYSYTLARKLAQGAMLDEKEQETLALLSKETDKLNRELQSMIGGIQSQPTWGTKGVTVGAKGEKVAPSGSIAASLAKVDSHLKDEVPAITYDGPFSEHVENIKPRAVTGDNITIERAGRIAEDFVNKHVTTGKPTYRVATSRRVSGNIPAYSLTLRAEGNQPGADIVVDVSQTGGHIIHLFNPRPPGKAALDIGTAVQKAEDFIRAVGYNNMITTGSLRHPQTLMVTQVWQQGDAVAYPDFVKVTVALDNGEVLAVDARGYLTAHRHRDLPRAKFSGDQARDKAAARLTIDRIRPAIIPMSDASERYVWEVKGKANDQTFLIYYNAETGDEEKVLQVIESPDGTYTM
- a CDS encoding patatin-like phospholipase family protein, with the translated sequence MRQPRVGLALGGGGLRGAAHVGVLKVLEAAGITIEAVVGSSGGSMVGALWAAGLSPVEIEHIYRNLPANLFPAAVGYINLLVYILQRLGLLRRHELQSLSLPKGLLRTDFLREFIDRHTKGRDFNQLSVPAAFLACDLLSGKEVIFAPEAARPYLWRDQNKQLFFSDPTLGTAVAASSAIPGLFLPVRVAGRELVDGGLLANVPVQLLHAWGAKLIIAVDLGYAVEDSSADTMIQVLLQASDIMGQTISDLRLKDSGALAIRPPVGTMNLYDFHRIPEIIDIGAQAAEEALPDIRRTLRKLDPFLPPWAWPLADNCGRE
- a CDS encoding glycoside hydrolase — its product is MEKNWFYVNTPDALADLRLHAGEITALIPFWFGITAQGGLVDQTDPEALAVARTFGIPILAIIHNFASPQFGPLIHQLLTTPTARQALEENILAMLQRYRFAGVNIDFEFVPPEDRPYLTAFMTELAARLSPSGFLVTISVPAQLEDNPRHPFSGAFSYPALGAVSDQVYVLAYDEHFALPGPIASIGFVRQVLTYALSVIPISRVKLGMPVYGYDWPETGGIPRTLSYNQAIALAQRTGVIVRYDEQAQEATFEYWQNGVRHIVWFENARSFAAKWNLARQLGLPGIGVWRLGLEDPAVWDVLAQVPDD
- the serS gene encoding serine--tRNA ligase encodes the protein MLDARFVRANPDVVREALRKRHVTANLDEFLQLDEKRRQLLAEVEQLKARRNKESEEIARLKKAGQPADDLITSMRQVSEQIKAMDDQVRQTEEELNQVLMFIPNIPHESVPEGQTDADNMVVRTWGEPRTFDFEPKAHWDLGTGLDILDFERAGKVTGARFTFYKGLGARLERACVNFMLDLHLKQGYTEIFPPFICNADSMTGTGQLPKFKEDMFKLEGLDYYLIPTAEVPVTNLHREEIIDGDKLPLYYVAYSACFRAEAGSAGRDTRGLIRQHQFNKVELVKFSKPETSWDELEKLTNDAEEVLQLLGLPYRKVVLSTGDLGFSSAKTYDLEVWLPSYDTYREISSCSNFVDFQARRAGIRYRPAPKARAEYAHTLNGSGVAVGRTVAAILENYQQADGSVLVPEALRPYLGGVEAIR